Proteins co-encoded in one Corvus moneduloides isolate bCorMon1 chromosome 7, bCorMon1.pri, whole genome shotgun sequence genomic window:
- the CNOT9 gene encoding CCR4-NOT transcription complex subunit 9 isoform X2: protein MHSLATAAPVPTALAQVDREKIYQWINELSSPETRENALLELSKKRESVPDLAPMLWHSFGTIAALLQEIVNIYPSINPPTLTAHQSNRVCNALALLQCVASHPETRSAFLAAHIPLFLYPFLHTVSKTRPFEYLRLTSLGVIGALVKTDEQEVINFLLTTEIIPLCLRIMESGSELSKTVATFILQKILLDDTGLAYICQTYERFSHVAMILGKMVLQLSKEPSARLLKHVVRCYLRLSDNPRAREALRQCLPDQLKDTTFAQVLKDDTTTKRWLAQLVKNLQEGQVTDPRGIPLPPQ, encoded by the exons ATGCACAGTCTGGCTACGGCCGCG cctgtgccaaCAGCACTGGCTCAGGTTGACCGTGAAAAGATTTACCAATGGATCAATGAGCTGTCCAGCCCTGAGACACGGGAGAAtgcactgctggagctgagcaagAAGCGCGAGTCTGTGCCTGACCTCGCCCCGATGCTGTGGCACTCATTTGGCACGATTGCAGCGCTCCTTCAG gaaattgtaaatatttatcCATCAATCAACCCTCCAACTTTGACAGCCCATCAGTCCAACAGAGTCTGCAATGCTTTAGCTCTACTACAGTGTGTTGCATCACACCCTGAAACGAG ATCAGCCTTTCTGGCAGCTCATATTCCTCTCTTCCTGTACCCCTTCCTGCACACAGTCAGCAAGACCCGTCCATTTGAGTACCTGCGGCTCACGAGCCTCGGAGTCATTG GGGCCTTGGTGAAAACTGACGAGCAAGAAGTGATAAATTTCTTATTGACAACCGAAATTATCCCCCTGTGCTTACGCATTATGGAGTCTGGCAGTGAGCTCTCCAAAACG GTTGCTACGTTTATTCTCCAGAAAATCCTCCTGGATGACACAGGGCTGGCATATATCTGTCAGACTTATGAGCGGTTTTCCCATGTTGCCATGATACTG GGTAAAATGGTCCTGCAGCTCTCCAAGGAGCCATCGGCACGGCTGCTGAAACATGTCGTCCGCTGCTACCTTCGCCTTTCCGATAACCCCAG GGCACGTGAAGCTCTCAGGCAGTGCCTTCCTGACCAGCTGAAGGACACCACCTTCGCCCAGGTCCTGAAGGATGACACCACCACAAAACGCTGGCTGGCTCAGCTCGTCAAGAACCTGCAAGAGGGTCAAGTCACTGACCCACGGGGCATCCCTCTTCCTCCGCAATGA
- the CNOT9 gene encoding CCR4-NOT transcription complex subunit 9 isoform X3, with product MLWHSFGTIAALLQEIVNIYPSINPPTLTAHQSNRVCNALALLQCVASHPETRSAFLAAHIPLFLYPFLHTVSKTRPFEYLRLTSLGVIGALVKTDEQEVINFLLTTEIIPLCLRIMESGSELSKTVATFILQKILLDDTGLAYICQTYERFSHVAMILGKMVLQLSKEPSARLLKHVVRCYLRLSDNPRCRAREALRQCLPDQLKDTTFAQVLKDDTTTKRWLAQLVKNLQEGQVTDPRGIPLPPQ from the exons ATGCTGTGGCACTCATTTGGCACGATTGCAGCGCTCCTTCAG gaaattgtaaatatttatcCATCAATCAACCCTCCAACTTTGACAGCCCATCAGTCCAACAGAGTCTGCAATGCTTTAGCTCTACTACAGTGTGTTGCATCACACCCTGAAACGAG ATCAGCCTTTCTGGCAGCTCATATTCCTCTCTTCCTGTACCCCTTCCTGCACACAGTCAGCAAGACCCGTCCATTTGAGTACCTGCGGCTCACGAGCCTCGGAGTCATTG GGGCCTTGGTGAAAACTGACGAGCAAGAAGTGATAAATTTCTTATTGACAACCGAAATTATCCCCCTGTGCTTACGCATTATGGAGTCTGGCAGTGAGCTCTCCAAAACG GTTGCTACGTTTATTCTCCAGAAAATCCTCCTGGATGACACAGGGCTGGCATATATCTGTCAGACTTATGAGCGGTTTTCCCATGTTGCCATGATACTG GGTAAAATGGTCCTGCAGCTCTCCAAGGAGCCATCGGCACGGCTGCTGAAACATGTCGTCCGCTGCTACCTTCGCCTTTCCGATAACCCCAG ATGTAGGGCACGTGAAGCTCTCAGGCAGTGCCTTCCTGACCAGCTGAAGGACACCACCTTCGCCCAGGTCCTGAAGGATGACACCACCACAAAACGCTGGCTGGCTCAGCTCGTCAAGAACCTGCAAGAGGGTCAAGTCACTGACCCACGGGGCATCCCTCTTCCTCCGCAATGA
- the CNOT9 gene encoding CCR4-NOT transcription complex subunit 9 isoform X1: MHSLATAAPVPTALAQVDREKIYQWINELSSPETRENALLELSKKRESVPDLAPMLWHSFGTIAALLQEIVNIYPSINPPTLTAHQSNRVCNALALLQCVASHPETRSAFLAAHIPLFLYPFLHTVSKTRPFEYLRLTSLGVIGALVKTDEQEVINFLLTTEIIPLCLRIMESGSELSKTVATFILQKILLDDTGLAYICQTYERFSHVAMILGKMVLQLSKEPSARLLKHVVRCYLRLSDNPRCRAREALRQCLPDQLKDTTFAQVLKDDTTTKRWLAQLVKNLQEGQVTDPRGIPLPPQ, encoded by the exons ATGCACAGTCTGGCTACGGCCGCG cctgtgccaaCAGCACTGGCTCAGGTTGACCGTGAAAAGATTTACCAATGGATCAATGAGCTGTCCAGCCCTGAGACACGGGAGAAtgcactgctggagctgagcaagAAGCGCGAGTCTGTGCCTGACCTCGCCCCGATGCTGTGGCACTCATTTGGCACGATTGCAGCGCTCCTTCAG gaaattgtaaatatttatcCATCAATCAACCCTCCAACTTTGACAGCCCATCAGTCCAACAGAGTCTGCAATGCTTTAGCTCTACTACAGTGTGTTGCATCACACCCTGAAACGAG ATCAGCCTTTCTGGCAGCTCATATTCCTCTCTTCCTGTACCCCTTCCTGCACACAGTCAGCAAGACCCGTCCATTTGAGTACCTGCGGCTCACGAGCCTCGGAGTCATTG GGGCCTTGGTGAAAACTGACGAGCAAGAAGTGATAAATTTCTTATTGACAACCGAAATTATCCCCCTGTGCTTACGCATTATGGAGTCTGGCAGTGAGCTCTCCAAAACG GTTGCTACGTTTATTCTCCAGAAAATCCTCCTGGATGACACAGGGCTGGCATATATCTGTCAGACTTATGAGCGGTTTTCCCATGTTGCCATGATACTG GGTAAAATGGTCCTGCAGCTCTCCAAGGAGCCATCGGCACGGCTGCTGAAACATGTCGTCCGCTGCTACCTTCGCCTTTCCGATAACCCCAG ATGTAGGGCACGTGAAGCTCTCAGGCAGTGCCTTCCTGACCAGCTGAAGGACACCACCTTCGCCCAGGTCCTGAAGGATGACACCACCACAAAACGCTGGCTGGCTCAGCTCGTCAAGAACCTGCAAGAGGGTCAAGTCACTGACCCACGGGGCATCCCTCTTCCTCCGCAATGA